Part of the Halarsenatibacter silvermanii genome is shown below.
CCGAAAAGAGCCAGGGTAGCTCCTCCCAGAACCGGTGACGGCATAACACTTACGATAGCACCTATCTTGGGAATGAAGCCGAGCAGCAGTAAAATTGCTGCGACCGCGTAACCGACATATCTGCTGCCGACTTTGGTTATCTGAATAACCCCAATATTCTGGCTGAAAGTAGTGTTTGGGAGTGAGTTAAAAATTGCCGAGACAGCACTTCCCAACGCGTCCGCCAGTATACCACGACTGAGGCGATCATGATGTAATTTGCCGGTAATTGGCTCATTGGAAGTTTGAGCTATAGCGGTTAGGTCCCCCAGGGATTCGATCGAAGTTATAAAATAAGCTATTATCCAGGGCAGAAGATGGCCGAGATCGAAATCCAGACCAAAATGCAGGGGGCGGGGAACTGTAAACCAGCCGGCATCAAAAATGGGAGCAAAATCCACCATGCCCAGAGGTATGGCGAGTATGTAGCCCGCTATCAGACCGATAGCCACAGCTCCAATCTTAACCAGCCCGGAGCCAAAACGGTTACAAAAAATTATAACTATCAGAACAAAAAATCCAACCAGGAGATTTTGGGGGCTGCCAAAATCAGCGGCATCCGCACCGCCGGCAAAATCCTGCATGCCTACCTCGATAAGGCTCAGACCAATCAGAGTAACAACCGAACCGGTAACTATGGGGGGGAAAAGTTTTTGAGCCTGTTTTATAAATCTGCTTATTAACATCTGCACCGGAGAAGTTACCAGAGACATTCCCAGCGCCAGGGCAACCCCTCCCGCCTCGGCGGAAGCTATAGCCATGGGTACAAAAGTAAAACTGGTCCCTGTAACTCCCAGCAAACCGGCACCGACAGGACCAAATCGTCTGCATTGAACAAAAGTAACTATACCTGACATAATCAAAGCCATGCTGACAAAAAATCCTGTTTCTGTCGGCCCCAGCCCGGCCACTCCTGCAATTATGAGAGGAGGAGTAATTATGCCGACAAACATAGCCAGCATGTGCTGAAATCCCAGCAGAACGGTCTCTTCCGGAGGCGGCTTTTCTTCCAGAGAATAATAGGTTTTTCCTTTTGGCTCTCCAGAATTTTTATCGTTTTCTGACATAACATCACCCTTTAAAAGTTTTATTTGATTTAATATTGTTATGTAAAATTTCCATGAATCTTCACAGACTCCTCCTTTCCCGCCGGGATGATAATCATGATTATATCGTGAAGTTATTATCTATCTTCATCGGGCTCAACTCGGCTATGCCCGGAGGAGTCAATAAGTTATACCCAACATCATTAAAATCATCGTCTGAAAACTTTTCAATAACCGATTTAGCTCTTAGCAGCAAATGAAGCAAAGCGATGCCACAGTCCAACCAGGGGGATATATCATGATCTTTTTTCAGCTGTGCCGTCTTTAACTGCAGCTTGTTTTCATCCGGAAAAAAGTCAAAACACCAGGGCTGTCTGTTTAAAGCCGAAGGAGCAAATCGGG
Proteins encoded:
- a CDS encoding nitroreductase family protein, yielding MLEAVKSARFAPSALNRQPWCFDFFPDENKLQLKTAQLKKDHDISPWLDCGIALLHLLLRAKSVIEKFSDDDFNDVGYNLLTPPGIAELSPMKIDNNFTI
- a CDS encoding uracil-xanthine permease family protein, translating into MSENDKNSGEPKGKTYYSLEEKPPPEETVLLGFQHMLAMFVGIITPPLIIAGVAGLGPTETGFFVSMALIMSGIVTFVQCRRFGPVGAGLLGVTGTSFTFVPMAIASAEAGGVALALGMSLVTSPVQMLISRFIKQAQKLFPPIVTGSVVTLIGLSLIEVGMQDFAGGADAADFGSPQNLLVGFFVLIVIIFCNRFGSGLVKIGAVAIGLIAGYILAIPLGMVDFAPIFDAGWFTVPRPLHFGLDFDLGHLLPWIIAYFITSIESLGDLTAIAQTSNEPITGKLHHDRLSRGILADALGSAVSAIFNSLPNTTFSQNIGVIQITKVGSRYVGYAVAAILLLLGFIPKIGAIVSVMPSPVLGGATLALFGMVAVAGINIATRNGLNDRKIFIFSISLSFGLGITYHPDAVEQLPQILSTMLSSGVAVGAILAMALNLIIPEKKQG